In Aestuariibaculum lutulentum, one DNA window encodes the following:
- a CDS encoding prephenate dehydratase, producing the protein MINTVAIQGVLGSFHHIVSQQFFEKPVEVIECLTFDQVVDSLITRECDAAIMALENSIAGSIIPNYALIDKYGLHIVGEHYLDIQHNLLALPGQNIKEIKEVYSHPMALLQCKEFFKLHPHIKLVEDKDTAEVAQRIQKHQLKGVAAIASVMAAELFELDILAKSIQTIQHNETRFVIVKRNNSEVDEANISKASVKFEADHKRGSLAAILNVMSDCKLNLTKIQSLPIVETPWKYAFFVDVTFDTYEDFKKAKSLMDIMAHNFKVLGEYKKGKV; encoded by the coding sequence ATGATAAATACAGTTGCAATACAAGGTGTGCTTGGTTCTTTTCATCATATTGTGTCACAACAATTTTTTGAAAAACCAGTTGAAGTGATTGAATGTTTAACATTCGATCAGGTAGTAGATTCTCTAATTACAAGAGAATGCGATGCCGCAATTATGGCTTTAGAAAATTCTATAGCGGGTTCTATTATACCTAACTATGCGTTAATCGATAAATATGGGTTACACATTGTAGGAGAACATTATTTAGATATTCAGCACAATTTACTGGCTTTGCCGGGGCAGAATATCAAGGAAATTAAAGAAGTGTATTCGCATCCTATGGCCTTATTGCAGTGTAAGGAGTTTTTTAAACTACATCCGCATATTAAATTGGTTGAAGATAAGGATACTGCTGAGGTTGCGCAACGTATTCAAAAGCACCAGTTAAAAGGTGTTGCAGCTATTGCTAGCGTTATGGCAGCTGAATTGTTTGAGTTAGATATCTTGGCGAAAAGTATTCAAACCATTCAACATAATGAAACACGTTTCGTAATTGTAAAACGAAATAATTCGGAAGTTGATGAAGCTAACATTAGTAAAGCTTCGGTAAAGTTTGAAGCCGATCATAAACGCGGAAGTCTGGCAGCAATATTAAATGTAATGAGCGATTGTAAGTTGAATTTAACAAAAATTCAATCCTTGCCAATTGTTGAAACACCATGGAAATATGCTTTCTTCGTAGATGTTACATTTGACACTTATGAAGATTTTAAAAAGGCAAAGTCTCTGATGGATATTATGGCACATAATTTTAAAGTGCTTGGGGAATATAAAAAAGGAAAAGTATGA